A single Cannabis sativa cultivar Pink pepper isolate KNU-18-1 chromosome 7, ASM2916894v1, whole genome shotgun sequence DNA region contains:
- the LOC115723239 gene encoding uncharacterized protein LOC115723239 → MIDYCQTEGKHSYILIDVGKTFREQVLRWFSLYKIPRVDSIILTHEHADAVLGLDDIRAIQQHSPTNNIDPTPIYLTQYAMYRCIELVQRDKFLTCWITLFFQHYMLHFRIYSSAGHYSLMMLDLVGQSSS, encoded by the exons ATGATTGATTATTGCCAAACCGAGGGTAAACATAGCTATATTTTGATTGATGTTGGGAAAACATTTAGGGAGCAAGTACTTCGATGGTTCTCTCTCTATAAGATTCCTAGGGTGGATTCGATTATTTTGACGCATGAACATGCTGACGCAGTTCTTGGTTTGGATGATATACGTGCTATTCAACAACATAGTCCAACAAATAATATTGATCCCACTCCCATTTATTTGACTCAGTATGCAATGTACAG GTGCATAGAGCTTGTGCAGAGAGATAAATTCTTGACATGTTGGATCACCCTTTTCTTCCAGCATTATATGCTTCATTTCAG AATATATAGCTCTGCTGGCCACTACAGTTTGATGATGTTGGATCTAGTCGGACAAAG TTCAAGTTAG